The Terriglobales bacterium region AGCCGGGGACGTCCTCGAAGGTGATGAGCGGGATATTGAAGGCGTCGCAGAAGCGCACGAAGCGCGCGCCCTTCACCGAAGCGTTGATGTCGAGCACTCCAGCGAGGAACGCCGGCTGGTTCGCGACCACACCCACCGGGCGCCCGTTCAGCCGCGCGAAACCGACCACGATGTTTTTCGCGAAGTGCTCGTGGACCTCGAAGAAGTAGCCGTCGTCGACCACCAGGTGGAGGACGTCCTTGATGTCGTAGGGCTGATTGGATTCGGCGGGAACGATGGAGTCGAGCCTGGCGTCGGCGCGGTCGGCGGGATCGGTCGAGACGCGCCGCGGCGCGTCTTCCAGATTGTTCGAGGGGAGAAAGCTCATCAGCTCGCGGATGAGCGACAGGCACTCGGCGTCGTCGTGGGCCAAAAAGTGGGCCACGCCCGAGGTCTCGTTGTGGGTCAGCGCGCCGCCCAGCGCTTCCTTGGTGACCTCCTCATGAGTGACGGTTTTGATCACGTCCGGCCCGGTGACGAACATGTACGAGGTCTTATCCACCATCACAACGAAATCCGTGATGGCGGGCGAGTACACGGCGCCGCCCGCGCACGGCCCCATCACCGCCGAGATCTGCGGGATCACCCCGGAAGCCAGCGTGTTCCTGAGAAAGATGTCGGCATAGCCGCCGAGCGAGAGGATGCCCTCCTGGATGCGCGCGCCGCCCGAGTCGTTCAGGCCGATGAGGGGCGCGCCCACGCGCATGGCCAGCTCCATCAGTTTTACGATCTTGGCGGCGTTGGCCTCCGACAGCGAGCCGCCGAAGACGGTGAAGTCCTGGGCGAAGACGAAGACCAGGCGGCCGTCGATGCGCCCGTACCCGGTGACGAAACCGTCGCCGTAGACCTTCTGCTCCGCCATGCCGAAGTCGGTGGCGCGGTGGGTGACGAAGCGGTCGGTCTCTTCGAAGGAACCGTCGTCGAGCAGGAACTCCACCCGCTCGCGGGCGGACATCTTGCCTTCCTTGTGCTGGCGCTCACGGCGCTCGGGCCCGCCGCCCGCTTCGGCGAGCTGGTCGCGGCGTTTGAGTTCGGCGAGCTTCTGCTCCAGATCCATGCGGGGGATTATAGATTGGCCACAGAGACACAGAGGTACAGAGGAAGAAATCTGGGTTGGTCAGATGCTGTTGGCTGATTGCTGGCGGCTGCGCCTAGGGGCTGCCGGCGCCCTCAGTCCACTTGTACTTCTTGCCGTCCCAGTAGACGCTGGAGGTGCCCCCGTCGCCCTCTTCCGCCATGATGGCCATCACCTTCTTCTTCTTGACCATCAGGGGCGCGACCGAGAGCTTTTCAAACGGCAGGTTGACGATCACGAACTTCGCCTTGGGAGTTTCGGCGCGCCAGCCTTCCTTGCCCGCGCCATGGATCACCAGGATCATGTGGTTGTTGCGCGGGTCGTCGCTCTGGAACTCCACCGTCACCTTGGGATTGCCGTAGCCATGGTAGGTGAAATAGGGGTCCACCACCTTGTAGTCGAACTGCGCCTGCCCGGCCAGGGGATTCTTGAAGCGCACGACGATGACCGCATCTTCCACGCCGTCGCCATCCAGGTCGCCGGTGAGCAGGTACTTCCACCCCACCTCTTTTTTCTTGTCGGGATGCAGGTAGCGGACGGTGATCTCGGTGGACGTCTCCGCGATCTGAAGGTCCGGCCCGAACTGCTTCTTCACCACGGCCATCAG contains the following coding sequences:
- a CDS encoding acyl-CoA carboxylase subunit beta, with product MDLEQKLAELKRRDQLAEAGGGPERRERQHKEGKMSARERVEFLLDDGSFEETDRFVTHRATDFGMAEQKVYGDGFVTGYGRIDGRLVFVFAQDFTVFGGSLSEANAAKIVKLMELAMRVGAPLIGLNDSGGARIQEGILSLGGYADIFLRNTLASGVIPQISAVMGPCAGGAVYSPAITDFVVMVDKTSYMFVTGPDVIKTVTHEEVTKEALGGALTHNETSGVAHFLAHDDAECLSLIRELMSFLPSNNLEDAPRRVSTDPADRADARLDSIVPAESNQPYDIKDVLHLVVDDGYFFEVHEHFAKNIVVGFARLNGRPVGVVANQPAFLAGVLDINASVKGARFVRFCDAFNIPLITFEDVPG